One Festucalex cinctus isolate MCC-2025b chromosome 1, RoL_Fcin_1.0, whole genome shotgun sequence genomic region harbors:
- the LOC144017370 gene encoding ranBP-type and C3HC4-type zinc finger-containing protein 1-like isoform X1, whose product MALSSGGWAPQVSLLGPTQPGACDAGLVSSACCSTVLMSVRVSVSHSGIRPLCLPGADSEALRLQLSMDPSRAGEFRLALRDTSGNRNVLVEFDLRSVHYEVKSARCHEMRLTAPPHDFIRFSFRCDREAEEWATVVMSSLREAQRVYEASGKQADAIVTEPSLPLAGGCRHLSASLTNILTFQYFSEELCLELVKAVEAGDAQAAAQHASALARQKATLSIQPAEKNYASGEISLSVVVEDVSSSCCFTVKVFPYMTVAALKQQVFVEYSFHPRVQRWVMGQCLCTDSRSLASYGVQRDGDTAYLYLISARQARVTRQLFQQDLEGALSAPPLPPGNGPASQDRRGYSTLPPRLPHNNQGGGDKPADLQVVLDMENLHLSNKPTRTQTEWACPSCTFINKPSRPGCEICATAKPDAHVANALQQAARGELAASSS is encoded by the exons ATGGCACTCAGCTCGGGCGGCTGGGCTCCGCAGGTTTCGCTGCTGGGTCCTACTCAGCCCGGAGCCTGCGACGCAGGGCTCGTTTCGTCGGCTTGCTGCAGCACCGTCTTAATGTCCGTCCGCGTGTCGGTGTCCCACTCCGGTATCCGTCCCTTGTGCCTGCCCGGAGCCGACAGCGAGGCTTTACGCCTCCAGCTCAGCATGGACCCGAGCCGGGCTGGAGAGTTTCGACTGGCCCTGCGGGACACCAGCGGGAACCGCAACGTG TTGGTGGAGTTCGACCTGCGCTCGGTGCACTACGAGGTGAAGTCGGCGCGCTGCCACGAGATGCGTCTGACGGCGCCGCCTCACGACTTTATCCGCTTCTCCTTCCGCTGTGACCGCGAGGCCGAGGAGTGGGCCACCGTGGTCATGTCGTCACTGCGAGAGGCCCAGCGGG TCTATGAAGCAAGCGGCAAGCAAGCAGACGCCATCGTTACGGAACCGTCACTGCCGCTCGCCGGTGGGTGTCGCCACTTATCCGCTTCCCTGACAAACATactcacttttcaatatttttcagaGGAGCTTTGCTTGGAGCTGGTCAAGGCGGTGGAAGCCGGCGACGCTCAAGCCGCCGCCCAGCACGCGTCCGCCCTGGCCCGGCAGAAAGCGACGCTGAGCATCCAACCGGCGGAGAAGAACTACGCCAGTGGGGAGATCAG CTTGTCGGTGGTGGTGGAGGACGTCTCTTCTAGCTGTTGCTTCACAGTCAAAGTCTTCCCCTACATGACGGTGGCTGCACTCAAACAACAG GTGTTCGTGGAGTAcagcttccacccgcgcgtgcagCGCTGGGTGATGGGTCAGTGTCTGTGCACGGACTCCCGCTCGCTGGCGTCCTACGGAGTCCAGCGCGACGGCGACACGGCGTACCTCTACTTGATCTCGGCGCGCCAGGCCCGCGTCACGCGGCAGCTGTTCCAGCAGGATCTGGAGGGCGCCCTGTCCGCCCCGCCCCTTCCGCCCGGCAACGGCCCCGCGTCCCAAGACCGCCGAGGCTACAGCACACTGCCGCCGCGGTTGCCCCACAACAACCAGG GTGGTGGCGATAAACCAGCTGATCTACAGGTTGTCCTTGACATGGAGAATCTGCATTTGAGCAACAAACCTACTCGAACACAG ACGGAGTGGGCGTGTCCGTCATGCACTTTCATCAACAAGCCTTCTCGTCCGGGCTGCGAGATCTGCGCTACAGCCAAACCCGACGCGCATGTCGCCAACGCCCTCCAGCAGGCAGCGCGCGGCGAGCTGGCGGCAAGCAGCAGTTGA
- the LOC144017370 gene encoding ranBP-type and C3HC4-type zinc finger-containing protein 1-like isoform X2, which yields MALSSGGWAPQVSLLGPTQPGACDAGLVSSACCSTVLMSVRVSVSHSGIRPLCLPGADSEALRLQLSMDPSRAGEFRLALRDTSGNRNVLVEFDLRSVHYEVKSARCHEMRLTAPPHDFIRFSFRCDREAEEWATVVMSSLREAQRVYEASGKQADAIVTEPSLPLAEELCLELVKAVEAGDAQAAAQHASALARQKATLSIQPAEKNYASGEISLSVVVEDVSSSCCFTVKVFPYMTVAALKQQVFVEYSFHPRVQRWVMGQCLCTDSRSLASYGVQRDGDTAYLYLISARQARVTRQLFQQDLEGALSAPPLPPGNGPASQDRRGYSTLPPRLPHNNQGGGDKPADLQVVLDMENLHLSNKPTRTQTEWACPSCTFINKPSRPGCEICATAKPDAHVANALQQAARGELAASSS from the exons ATGGCACTCAGCTCGGGCGGCTGGGCTCCGCAGGTTTCGCTGCTGGGTCCTACTCAGCCCGGAGCCTGCGACGCAGGGCTCGTTTCGTCGGCTTGCTGCAGCACCGTCTTAATGTCCGTCCGCGTGTCGGTGTCCCACTCCGGTATCCGTCCCTTGTGCCTGCCCGGAGCCGACAGCGAGGCTTTACGCCTCCAGCTCAGCATGGACCCGAGCCGGGCTGGAGAGTTTCGACTGGCCCTGCGGGACACCAGCGGGAACCGCAACGTG TTGGTGGAGTTCGACCTGCGCTCGGTGCACTACGAGGTGAAGTCGGCGCGCTGCCACGAGATGCGTCTGACGGCGCCGCCTCACGACTTTATCCGCTTCTCCTTCCGCTGTGACCGCGAGGCCGAGGAGTGGGCCACCGTGGTCATGTCGTCACTGCGAGAGGCCCAGCGGG TCTATGAAGCAAGCGGCAAGCAAGCAGACGCCATCGTTACGGAACCGTCACTGCCGCTCGCCG aGGAGCTTTGCTTGGAGCTGGTCAAGGCGGTGGAAGCCGGCGACGCTCAAGCCGCCGCCCAGCACGCGTCCGCCCTGGCCCGGCAGAAAGCGACGCTGAGCATCCAACCGGCGGAGAAGAACTACGCCAGTGGGGAGATCAG CTTGTCGGTGGTGGTGGAGGACGTCTCTTCTAGCTGTTGCTTCACAGTCAAAGTCTTCCCCTACATGACGGTGGCTGCACTCAAACAACAG GTGTTCGTGGAGTAcagcttccacccgcgcgtgcagCGCTGGGTGATGGGTCAGTGTCTGTGCACGGACTCCCGCTCGCTGGCGTCCTACGGAGTCCAGCGCGACGGCGACACGGCGTACCTCTACTTGATCTCGGCGCGCCAGGCCCGCGTCACGCGGCAGCTGTTCCAGCAGGATCTGGAGGGCGCCCTGTCCGCCCCGCCCCTTCCGCCCGGCAACGGCCCCGCGTCCCAAGACCGCCGAGGCTACAGCACACTGCCGCCGCGGTTGCCCCACAACAACCAGG GTGGTGGCGATAAACCAGCTGATCTACAGGTTGTCCTTGACATGGAGAATCTGCATTTGAGCAACAAACCTACTCGAACACAG ACGGAGTGGGCGTGTCCGTCATGCACTTTCATCAACAAGCCTTCTCGTCCGGGCTGCGAGATCTGCGCTACAGCCAAACCCGACGCGCATGTCGCCAACGCCCTCCAGCAGGCAGCGCGCGGCGAGCTGGCGGCAAGCAGCAGTTGA